The genomic segment TGCGTTTGCACAGCAACACTTGATCGCCCCAATACGGGACGGTGCCCACCACGTTGAGGGGGTTTTCGTAGTGGATGGTGTGGCAGGCAGGGCACACCGCACGAGGCTTGGTGTCGCCGTCATCCGGCACGCGGTAGACCACTGCGGTACCGCATTCTTTGCAATGTTTGAGGGGAGCGCGCTGCATGAAACCCTGGTGGAAGTGACGTTGAGTCGGGATAAACAGTGCTTCACTGTAATGCAAGTGTCGCAAGCTTGCATTGCACTGATTGAATCGAATAACACACAAATAACAATTTGAGATATGATTGTGGCCGACTCAGCATATCTGTTGAGTTTTTTGGGCAAACCGGTCGAAAGGTCGGGACGCAAAGCCACCGGGCTGTCGCACTTTTTCAGAGTGCCATGCCAGCGGGGTTGCCGGTTCATGGGGCTGTTTGCCAGCGCCCGTGATTGGATTGCGTAGCCCTTGTGTATTTGTTAACAAGGAATCGCACCATGTTTCAGCCTTCCCCCCTTTTTGCGGCATTGATCACTGCCTTTGCCTCCGGAGCCTATGCCCAAGTTCTGGAAGTGCATGAAGACGCTGATAGCGGCTGGGAGGCCCTTGCGGCTGCTGCAGCACCCAAGCTGAGCGCATCTACCTTGGCGAAGGCAGCGCCCACGGCGGCAGAAGCCCGTGCGCGCAGTTACCAGACCTTCTTGAATCAAGTCAACAAGCCCTATGCCAATCAGCTGGGTAGCGGCAATGGCAGCGGTGTCGTTGTCGGGGTTGTGGACTCCGGGGTGCAAGTCAGCCACCCTGAGTTGCGCGGTCAAGTGATTGCGACTTACAACGCCTTCAATGGCGGCACCGATGTCACCGACCAAATGGGCCACGGCACCCACGTGAGTGGCTTGGTCGCAGGAAGTCTGGCGAACGGGTCTCTGCTCGAGGGCGTTGCGCCCGGTGCGAAGCTGGTAGTCGCCAAGGTGTTCACCACCGGTGGTTCTGACAGCCTCACGATCGGCCGGGGTATTGACTGGGCGGTGAATGTACAAAAGGCGCCCATCGTCACGCTCAGTCTGGGCAGTAACGCTGCGGCCATGCAGTCCAACATCCAAAACGCTGTCAACAAGGAGGTTCTGATCACGGCCGCTTTGGGCAATGACGGACGCGCCAGCGGCAGCTGGCCTGCCGCTTACGCCAAGCAAACGTGGGCAAAGGGGCAAATCATCGCGGTGGGCGCACTCGACGCCAACAACAAGCGCGCCAGCTTCAGCAATTACGACGCCACCTTGGCCAACTGGACTGTGTTTGCGCCCGGGGTCAACATCGCCTCCAGCTACTCCACACCTGCCATGCCCGGCAGCTACGTCTATATGTCGGGCACCTCCATGGCAACGCCGATTGTGGCGGGCCAAGCGGCATTGATCAAAAGTAACTGGAACTTCCTGCCTGCCACAGACATTGCGCAAATCATCTTTCAATCCGCCACCCGTTTGTGCAGCGATAACGTGGCCGCCTCTGTCTGCCTCTCTCGCAACAAGGCGGACGCTGTGTACGGGTGGGGCTTGGTGAACGTCGGTGCTTCTTTGCAGCCTATTGGCGGTCTTAACTTGGGTACCAAAACAGGCGCAGTGATTAGCTTTGCGGGCGCCAGCCTCGCCACGCCCAAAAGCGGGCTCGCCACAGGGCTCAAAACGGTCAATACCCTGGCAGTCGACAAGTTCAACCGGGCCTTTCAGGTCAATGTGGGCGCCAGTGTGAGCAGCACGTCGACAGCGACATCCGCTTTGCCCATCAGCAAGACCACGACCACAACGACCACCGGCGCCAAATTCAGCGCGGAGTACACCGCCTTGGTAACCGAGCAAACCATGCTGGGTTTGGCGGCAGAGCAGACGCCCCTGACCTTGGCCCGCATGAGCTTCTCCAGCCCGTCAAATGCGGGCTTTGCCTGGGGCGTTGGTACCGGTGGCAGCAGCGATGCATTTTTCGGCCTGCAGGCCACGGGCAGCGCGCCTTTGAGCCTGGCCGACGAGGCGAGCCGCTTCAATGCGCCGTATTTCAGCCTGGCGCAGAACGCCACCCATGCCGGCACTTCGTGGAAGCTTGCTAGCGGCGATGTTTTGCGCATGGGCTCCGTGGTGCAAGGCAATCCCTTGAACAGCTCGCCGTGGCAATCGGCACCTTTTGCGGACACGCAGCGCTCCGTCGCGGTGTTGGAGTACCAAAGCCGCTGGGGTGATGCGACTACCGTCATCTCCGCGGGTCAGCTCCTCGAAAACAACTCCCTGCTGGGCGCCAGCGGCACCGAGGCCTGGGCCATGGAAGGCAAAGCCAGCACACGCTTTGTCACCTTGGCAGCCTCCAAGCCGGTCGCAGCCAATGTGTCTGCCTCGGCCATGTTGACCTTGGGGCAGGCCGATGCCTTCCGCAATGAAAGTGCGTCACTGATCGACGGAACCAGCGCGGTGCGGCAAATGGCCTGGAGTTTGGGTTTGGCGCGTGAGAGCTTGTGGCGCACCGGCGACAAGCTGGGTTTCAGCGTTTCCATGCCTTTGCGCACCATGTCCGGCGAGATGCAGCTCACCACCGCCGTAGAGCAAAGCCAGGAAGACGGCAGCCTGCGTTACGCCCAGCAGACCCTGAACCTGGCGCCGAGCGGCATGCAAAAGGATGTGGCGCTCTCGTACCAAAGCCCCAAGGTGTGGGGCGGCACCGTCGCCGCTCAAGCCCTGCTGAAGCTCGAGCCCGGCCATGAAGCAAACGCCGAACCCCAGCTGGGACTCGGCGTGCGCTACCAGCGCAAGTTCTGAAAACGGTTCAGACCACCCGCACGGTCAAGGGCTCCAGCCCTTCGACCGTGGCGTAGAGCACATCACCGCGCACCACCGCGCCCACACCCTCGGGGGTGCCGGTAAAGATCAGGTCGCCGGGCTGCAGGGTCCACGCGGCCGACAGCTGTTCAATGGTTTCAGCAATGTTCCAGATCAGCTTGGCCACGCTGCTGCGTTGGCGGCCCAAAGCGTTGACGGTCAGTGCAATGTCGGCTGCCTCCACCCCCGG from the Rhodoferax potami genome contains:
- a CDS encoding S8 family peptidase, producing MFQPSPLFAALITAFASGAYAQVLEVHEDADSGWEALAAAAAPKLSASTLAKAAPTAAEARARSYQTFLNQVNKPYANQLGSGNGSGVVVGVVDSGVQVSHPELRGQVIATYNAFNGGTDVTDQMGHGTHVSGLVAGSLANGSLLEGVAPGAKLVVAKVFTTGGSDSLTIGRGIDWAVNVQKAPIVTLSLGSNAAAMQSNIQNAVNKEVLITAALGNDGRASGSWPAAYAKQTWAKGQIIAVGALDANNKRASFSNYDATLANWTVFAPGVNIASSYSTPAMPGSYVYMSGTSMATPIVAGQAALIKSNWNFLPATDIAQIIFQSATRLCSDNVAASVCLSRNKADAVYGWGLVNVGASLQPIGGLNLGTKTGAVISFAGASLATPKSGLATGLKTVNTLAVDKFNRAFQVNVGASVSSTSTATSALPISKTTTTTTTGAKFSAEYTALVTEQTMLGLAAEQTPLTLARMSFSSPSNAGFAWGVGTGGSSDAFFGLQATGSAPLSLADEASRFNAPYFSLAQNATHAGTSWKLASGDVLRMGSVVQGNPLNSSPWQSAPFADTQRSVAVLEYQSRWGDATTVISAGQLLENNSLLGASGTEAWAMEGKASTRFVTLAASKPVAANVSASAMLTLGQADAFRNESASLIDGTSAVRQMAWSLGLARESLWRTGDKLGFSVSMPLRTMSGEMQLTTAVEQSQEDGSLRYAQQTLNLAPSGMQKDVALSYQSPKVWGGTVAAQALLKLEPGHEANAEPQLGLGVRYQRKF